The Nitrospirota bacterium genome has a window encoding:
- the cheY gene encoding chemotaxis response regulator CheY: MKILVVDDFSTMRRIVKNILKQIGFSNIDEAEDGNNALLKLKQEKFDMVVSDWNMPNMTGLDLLKAIRSDSVINNMPVLMVTAEAKKENVLEAIQAGVNNYVVKPFTADTLKDKIEKIFDKR; encoded by the coding sequence ATGAAGATATTGGTGGTAGATGATTTCTCTACTATGCGCCGGATAGTTAAAAACATTCTGAAACAGATAGGTTTTTCAAATATTGACGAGGCAGAAGACGGTAACAATGCATTACTAAAATTAAAGCAGGAGAAGTTTGATATGGTTGTTTCCGACTGGAATATGCCGAATATGACCGGACTAGATCTCCTCAAAGCTATTCGTTCTGATAGTGTAATTAATAATATGCCTGTACTTATGGTAACAGCAGAGGCAAAGAAAGAAAATGTGCTTGAGGCTATTCAGGCAGGCGTCAATAATTATGTTGTTAAACCGTTTACTGCTGATACATTAAAAGACAAGATAGAAAAGATATTTGATAAGCGATAA
- a CDS encoding response regulator gives MEKNILIVDDCRTTRSIISLYLKSAGFKTVMAANGVDAVEKLMNTEVDFIITDLNMPQMDGIEFTKWIRTNSTIPDVPLIILTTEIDDVSRAKGLDNGASAFLNKPVSKEKLVSEINMILERAKGG, from the coding sequence ATGGAAAAAAATATATTAATTGTAGACGATTGCAGGACCACAAGAAGTATTATCTCGCTTTATCTAAAGAGTGCGGGGTTTAAGACTGTAATGGCGGCAAATGGAGTTGATGCTGTGGAGAAGCTGATGAACACAGAGGTAGACTTTATAATTACAGATTTAAACATGCCTCAGATGGATGGGATTGAATTTACTAAATGGATTCGTACAAATTCAACAATCCCGGATGTACCGCTTATAATATTGACAACAGAGATTGATGACGTAAGCAGGGCCAAAGGTTTAGATAACGGTGCATCAGCATTCCTGAATAAACCTGTTTCCAAGGAGAAACTTGTAAGTGAGATAAATATGATCTTAGAAAGAGCTAAGGGAGGGTAA
- a CDS encoding protein-glutamate O-methyltransferase CheR — translation MIATKNIQMSEKVFVALRDLIYQKSGIFFPDNKKYVLETRLVRRVDDAGFESFEKYVDFLRSDPKREQELSVLFEIITTNETSFFRDMNQLQVFEVGILTKLIKQIEGNGVKKLRLWSAACSTGEEPYTMAMQTLNRVQTGLSSDWDIEIHATDISEGVLNSARRGDYNDYSIRNVPPQYLAKYFSKNGNGKYSIKPEVKKLVKFSNVNLFDSMKLRVFKGMHIVFCRNVLIYFDEASKKKVVNSIYDSLLPGGYLFIGHAESLFNISRAFKLVNINNLLVYQK, via the coding sequence ATGATAGCAACTAAGAATATTCAAATGAGTGAGAAGGTGTTTGTTGCCTTAAGAGATCTTATATATCAAAAGAGCGGCATATTTTTCCCTGACAACAAAAAATATGTGCTTGAGACAAGGCTCGTAAGGAGGGTAGATGACGCTGGATTTGAGAGTTTTGAGAAGTATGTTGATTTTCTAAGGAGTGACCCTAAAAGGGAACAGGAGCTTTCAGTACTATTTGAGATTATAACGACTAATGAGACCAGTTTCTTCAGGGATATGAATCAATTGCAGGTGTTTGAGGTCGGCATCTTAACAAAACTGATTAAACAGATTGAGGGCAACGGAGTAAAAAAACTTAGACTCTGGAGCGCTGCATGTTCTACGGGTGAAGAACCTTATACAATGGCGATGCAGACATTAAACCGGGTTCAAACCGGTTTAAGTTCCGATTGGGATATTGAGATACATGCAACCGACATAAGCGAAGGGGTCTTAAATTCTGCAAGAAGAGGAGATTACAATGATTATTCTATTCGCAATGTTCCTCCACAGTATCTGGCTAAATATTTCAGTAAAAACGGCAATGGAAAATACAGCATCAAACCGGAGGTCAAGAAGCTGGTAAAGTTCAGTAATGTAAATTTGTTTGATAGCATGAAACTGCGTGTATTCAAGGGAATGCACATTGTGTTCTGCAGAAATGTCCTTATCTATTTTGATGAAGCATCTAAAAAGAAGGTTGTTAATAGTATCTACGATTCATTGTTGCCCGGGGGATATTTGTTCATAGGGCATGCAGAATCGTTATTTAATATCTCAAGGGCCTTTAAGCTGGTTAATATTAACAATTTACTGGTATATCAAAAGTAA
- a CDS encoding HEAT repeat domain-containing protein, translated as MTMITDTDITQYLEQMNDEDSSIRREAIEALSGIIDGRILYPLVKSLQDEDIGIQQAAMDALIAYDDEAAVYNVLPLLFDSRVNVRNIAQEILEKIGAAGVRLIGLHIKDKDENVRKMIADILGKLNVPEAGSILLEMLNDHNSNVRSSAAEGLGRVGDSTAVSHLITLLNDEAWVAFFAAGALGKIGDSRAIMPLLEFIKSSDVDLQITAIEALGQIGSEDAAIALISGIDSIQLDAIKSAIENIIKITHGNIEKVTEKIGKDRLIKYIVDIVKHNEVSDLVHKFDFIQALSKLNTSDSSTYILKLVSDVDPENIELVDISVEALKGLNDEDILIHALKNESNTGVMVSLRALGIIKSLKSVPNIIEIFERADRDIKIEIISALAGIGGKESIKFLHDMVSFDEGHIRAAAARGLGLIASPDSTDILMKRIGMEEYHDVVEEIVNALTAINNKNNIPSILQGFISYLTSEKSFVREIIINALAVSGNQSASEYIESLINDENWRVRKACLEAMCMLNSKGLFDGLIAGVSDEKDEVRMVTAKLAAKYSEDRSVDLLISLLSDRNSRIITKSIEGLVSLNAKKAIPYLMELSGSGDTFIGNSAKEAISMISGKK; from the coding sequence ATGACAATGATAACAGATACAGATATAACACAATATTTAGAACAAATGAATGATGAAGATAGTTCAATCCGGAGAGAGGCTATTGAAGCCCTCTCAGGGATTATAGACGGGAGGATATTATATCCTCTGGTCAAGTCATTACAGGATGAAGATATTGGTATTCAGCAGGCTGCGATGGATGCCTTGATTGCTTATGATGACGAGGCTGCTGTTTATAACGTTCTCCCTTTATTGTTTGACAGTCGTGTAAATGTACGGAATATAGCACAAGAGATATTGGAGAAGATTGGTGCTGCCGGAGTAAGGCTTATAGGGCTGCATATTAAAGATAAGGATGAGAATGTAAGGAAGATGATTGCAGATATTCTCGGAAAGTTAAATGTTCCGGAGGCCGGTTCAATTCTGCTTGAAATGCTGAATGACCACAACAGCAATGTTAGAAGCTCAGCAGCAGAAGGGCTGGGAAGGGTAGGAGATTCAACAGCAGTGAGTCATCTTATTACATTACTTAATGATGAGGCATGGGTAGCATTTTTTGCAGCAGGGGCACTTGGTAAAATAGGAGACAGCAGGGCAATAATGCCTTTACTGGAATTTATAAAATCATCGGATGTTGATTTACAGATAACTGCTATAGAGGCTCTGGGACAGATAGGTTCTGAAGATGCAGCAATTGCACTGATTTCGGGAATTGATTCTATCCAGCTTGATGCCATCAAATCCGCAATTGAAAACATTATAAAGATTACACACGGAAATATAGAAAAGGTTACAGAAAAGATTGGTAAAGACCGCCTGATAAAATATATAGTTGATATTGTAAAACATAATGAAGTTTCAGACCTGGTTCATAAATTCGATTTTATTCAGGCACTCTCAAAATTGAACACATCCGATAGTTCTACATACATACTTAAATTGGTGTCTGATGTAGATCCTGAAAATATAGAATTGGTTGACATATCAGTTGAGGCATTAAAGGGGTTAAATGATGAGGACATACTGATTCATGCATTAAAGAATGAGAGTAATACAGGGGTTATGGTTTCGTTACGTGCACTTGGTATTATCAAATCATTAAAATCTGTTCCTAATATTATAGAGATATTTGAAAGGGCAGACCGTGATATCAAGATTGAAATTATTTCTGCATTAGCAGGGATAGGCGGAAAGGAATCAATAAAATTCTTACATGATATGGTTTCTTTTGATGAAGGTCACATCCGCGCTGCAGCAGCAAGAGGGCTGGGTCTTATAGCATCACCGGATTCAACAGACATACTGATGAAACGGATCGGCATGGAAGAATATCATGATGTTGTCGAAGAAATTGTAAATGCCCTGACAGCAATAAATAATAAAAATAATATACCGTCAATTTTACAAGGTTTTATTTCATACCTGACATCAGAGAAATCCTTTGTAAGGGAGATAATAATAAATGCACTGGCTGTTTCAGGTAATCAAAGTGCATCAGAATATATAGAATCCCTGATTAATGATGAAAACTGGCGTGTAAGAAAGGCGTGTCTTGAGGCTATGTGCATGTTAAATAGTAAAGGATTATTTGACGGACTCATTGCCGGAGTCTCAGATGAGAAGGATGAGGTCAGGATGGTAACAGCAAAGCTGGCGGCAAAATATTCAGAGGATCGTTCTGTTGATCTTTTAATATCACTTCTGTCCGATAGAAATAGCCGTATCATAACGAAGAGCATCGAAGGGCTTGTTTCACTCAATGCAAAAAAGGCAATCCCGTATTTAATGGAACTGTCCGGCAGCGGAGACACTTTTATAGGAAACTCTGCAAAGGAAGCAATCTCCATGATATCAGGTAAAAAATAA
- a CDS encoding response regulator, translating to MNEDILPRHTILLVDDEENILNALNRTLRKEGYRVLTAPGGEAGLSIVDRERVSLVVSDHRMPGMEGVEFLTEVRRRSPETMRMMLTGYADMKSVVAAINAGQVYRFITKPWNDEEIKLILRDAIRHYELVQENKELHALTQKQNIQLKDLNSNLEQKVLERTQEVEFLYKDLEKSFYDFVKVFIGMIELKSPYLGGHSKRVAALSRRLAEKAGLSSEEVFNIEVASLLQDIGTLGFPEKMLKKRENELDNVEKTLVSQHPILGQSALQHIIKLNPVGILIRHHHESYDGHGFPDNLKGGDIPVGARIIAITDYFDSMVNPRDTNERLSVDRVIHLLDNSAGSRFDPVLVTKFAGLLHDVRHESIESNIIEIDITELREGMVLASDIKTKRGLLLMSKGETVQSLLLNRILNFHKIDPVVMKIAVLQNKRK from the coding sequence ATGAACGAAGACATATTGCCAAGACATACAATCCTGCTTGTAGATGATGAAGAGAATATCCTGAATGCACTGAACAGGACACTCAGAAAAGAAGGCTACAGGGTATTAACAGCGCCCGGCGGTGAGGCAGGACTCTCTATTGTTGACAGGGAGAGAGTGTCGCTGGTTGTCTCAGACCACAGGATGCCAGGTATGGAAGGGGTTGAATTTCTCACAGAGGTTAGAAGAAGGTCGCCGGAGACCATGAGGATGATGCTTACAGGCTATGCAGACATGAAGTCAGTAGTAGCCGCCATAAACGCCGGTCAGGTATATAGGTTTATCACAAAACCGTGGAATGATGAAGAGATAAAACTTATACTCAGGGATGCCATACGACATTATGAATTAGTTCAGGAGAATAAAGAACTTCATGCATTGACACAAAAACAAAACATTCAACTAAAAGACCTGAATTCAAATCTTGAGCAGAAGGTACTTGAACGTACACAAGAGGTAGAGTTCCTGTATAAAGATCTGGAGAAGAGCTTCTACGATTTCGTTAAGGTATTTATAGGAATGATAGAACTTAAAAGCCCGTATCTTGGGGGTCATTCAAAACGTGTTGCTGCATTATCACGCAGGCTTGCAGAAAAGGCCGGGCTGTCTTCGGAGGAAGTGTTTAATATAGAGGTAGCCTCACTTCTCCAGGATATCGGGACACTCGGTTTCCCTGAGAAGATGTTAAAGAAGAGAGAGAATGAACTTGATAATGTTGAAAAAACTCTTGTGTCCCAGCATCCCATACTTGGGCAGTCTGCACTACAGCATATAATAAAACTCAATCCAGTGGGGATTTTGATCAGACATCATCATGAAAGTTACGACGGCCATGGATTCCCTGATAATCTTAAAGGCGGCGATATTCCGGTTGGTGCCAGGATAATCGCTATCACTGATTATTTTGATTCAATGGTAAATCCCCGGGATACAAACGAACGATTATCAGTTGACCGTGTTATACATCTCCTTGATAACAGCGCAGGGAGCAGGTTTGACCCTGTTCTCGTAACTAAGTTTGCCGGACTGCTTCATGATGTAAGACACGAAAGCATAGAGAGTAACATTATTGAGATTGATATTACTGAACTTAGAGAGGGGATGGTGCTTGCCTCTGATATAAAGACTAAAAGGGGACTCCTGCTGATGTCAAAGGGTGAAACTGTTCAGTCTCTACTGTTAAACCGGATTTTGAATTTCCATAAAATTGATCCTGTTGTAATGAAGATTGCTGTGTTACAAAATAAGAGAAAATAG
- a CDS encoding response regulator, whose translation MGSYTLLFVDDETSILSSLYRVFRKEGYDILKSDNPVEALNILKDNKVHLILSDYRMPEMDGVAFMHEAMNIQPDAIRIILSGYAESSVIISAINNGGIFKFLTKPWDDDLLKLEVRHALERSELENTNARLIEDVKRRNEILKNVNQLLSEKMDEIQESIISTIEMLIYLSKTKGSELPGNIDNASSIGREVGKRLGLDDNDIKNLNIAIRLHDIGNVGIDSCILNKAAALTPEEWKEVQKHPSIGGKVLSFLKGYESISEIVKSHHENYDGSGYPDGLKGKDIPLLSRIVHLVDAYDSLTSYRPYRPPLKPDEIMKILKNERGKKFDPEIIDVFLEMLGEEKG comes from the coding sequence ATGGGTTCCTATACTCTTCTATTTGTTGATGATGAGACAAGTATATTAAGCTCGCTTTACAGGGTCTTCAGGAAGGAAGGATACGATATATTAAAATCCGACAATCCGGTAGAGGCATTGAATATACTTAAAGATAATAAGGTTCACCTTATATTGTCCGACTACCGTATGCCTGAGATGGATGGGGTTGCATTTATGCACGAGGCAATGAATATCCAACCGGATGCAATCAGGATAATATTGAGCGGTTACGCTGAAAGCTCTGTAATTATTTCCGCTATCAATAATGGAGGGATATTCAAGTTTCTTACAAAGCCATGGGATGATGACCTGTTAAAGCTTGAAGTCAGGCATGCGTTGGAAAGGTCAGAACTTGAAAATACGAACGCCAGGCTGATAGAAGATGTCAAAAGAAGGAATGAGATACTGAAAAATGTAAATCAGTTGCTTTCAGAGAAAATGGATGAGATACAGGAGAGTATTATCAGTACAATTGAAATGCTGATTTATCTGTCAAAGACAAAGGGCTCTGAGTTACCGGGTAATATTGATAATGCTTCGAGTATCGGCAGGGAGGTTGGGAAAAGGCTGGGGTTGGATGACAATGACATAAAGAATCTTAATATTGCCATCAGGCTTCATGACATAGGGAATGTCGGTATAGACTCCTGCATCCTGAATAAGGCTGCTGCCCTTACTCCTGAAGAATGGAAAGAGGTTCAGAAACATCCATCAATAGGCGGAAAGGTATTATCTTTTCTTAAAGGGTATGAATCTATATCAGAGATAGTAAAGTCTCATCATGAGAACTATGACGGCAGCGGGTATCCGGATGGATTGAAGGGGAAAGATATCCCGCTTTTATCAAGGATAGTTCATCTTGTTGATGCGTATGATTCCCTGACAAGCTACAGGCCATACAGGCCCCCGCTGAAACCTGATGAGATTATGAAAATCCTGAAGAACGAGCGGGGTAAGAAATTTGACCCTGAGATAATAGATGTATTTCTGGAGATGCTGGGGGAGGAGAAAGGCTGA
- a CDS encoding PAS domain-containing protein, whose protein sequence is MPQTDSDVIYKPKFFENVLRNMVDLLIITNPDATIRYANQVVLDVLGYNIEEIRGITVGRLFDDSEMRFFGLIKDILSYGRIRNCGLYMVCKNGEKFPVVLNGTVERDADNRIEAMVWVARDMKDVHQLITELMVANEELEEHVRMRTDELQIAKDKSEKAFKELQQIQGQLVQSEKMASIGQLAAGIAHEINNPTGFVSSNVKTMEEYLKDIKAIITEYEEVVKSCEKVADKDIQEKIKRVEDEKQAIDLPFLLNDLDQIIHETTDGVKRITKIVKDLREFSHTGSDKPEYANINKGLESTLNIVWNELKYKAEVITVYGEVPEVLCYSQQLNQVFMNLLVNAAHAIKEKGTIKVNTMFEDGFVVVEVSDTGEGIPPDNLSRIFEPFFTTKPVGKGTGLGLAVTYAIVQKHCGEIKVESEVGKGTTFRIYIHPECENLKRLIK, encoded by the coding sequence ATGCCGCAAACAGATAGTGATGTTATTTATAAACCGAAATTCTTTGAAAACGTACTAAGAAATATGGTTGACCTTCTTATCATAACTAATCCGGATGCAACTATAAGATATGCCAATCAGGTTGTACTGGACGTTCTTGGATATAATATTGAGGAGATAAGGGGGATTACGGTAGGAAGACTGTTTGATGACAGTGAGATGAGATTCTTCGGGCTTATCAAGGATATTTTATCTTACGGAAGGATAAGGAATTGCGGTCTGTATATGGTGTGTAAAAATGGAGAGAAGTTTCCAGTGGTTTTAAACGGCACGGTAGAGAGGGATGCTGATAATAGGATCGAGGCAATGGTATGGGTGGCAAGGGACATGAAGGATGTTCATCAGCTTATTACAGAACTTATGGTGGCGAATGAAGAATTGGAAGAGCATGTCAGGATGCGTACAGATGAGCTTCAAATAGCAAAAGATAAGAGTGAGAAGGCATTTAAAGAACTTCAGCAGATACAGGGGCAGCTTGTACAGAGTGAGAAGATGGCCTCAATAGGTCAGCTTGCCGCCGGTATTGCACATGAGATAAATAATCCCACAGGTTTTGTTTCAAGCAATGTAAAGACAATGGAGGAATATCTTAAAGATATAAAGGCGATAATCACAGAATATGAAGAGGTAGTGAAGTCATGTGAGAAGGTGGCTGACAAAGATATTCAGGAAAAGATTAAGAGGGTAGAGGATGAAAAGCAGGCAATAGACCTACCGTTCCTTCTGAATGATTTAGACCAGATCATTCATGAAACCACAGATGGGGTTAAGCGTATTACAAAGATTGTAAAGGATTTGAGAGAGTTCTCACATACAGGCTCAGATAAACCTGAATATGCAAATATCAATAAAGGGCTTGAGAGTACGCTTAATATAGTATGGAATGAGCTTAAGTATAAGGCAGAGGTTATAACTGTATATGGAGAAGTGCCGGAGGTGTTGTGTTATTCACAGCAGTTGAATCAGGTCTTTATGAACCTGCTCGTTAATGCGGCACATGCGATTAAGGAAAAAGGAACGATAAAGGTTAATACCATGTTTGAAGATGGGTTTGTAGTTGTAGAGGTAAGTGATACAGGGGAGGGTATCCCGCCTGATAATTTGTCGAGGATATTTGAACCTTTTTTTACAACAAAGCCGGTTGGTAAAGGTACAGGGCTTGGGCTCGCTGTTACTTATGCAATTGTACAGAAACATTGCGGGGAGATTAAAGTTGAAAGTGAAGTCGGGAAAGGTACAACATTCAGGATTTACATTCATCCTGAATGTGAAAATCTAAAACGCTTAATTAAATGA
- a CDS encoding response regulator, which yields MYRKKAYGKDWGLQMAINILLIDDEADYSEMMGFWLMAHGYSVRIAGSGEEGLNAMGENLPDVVFLDMQMPEMDGVTTLRKIRMEFQDIPVIMITAYSTEEKKKEAEQIGVNGFFSKGDDFINAAKMMSDILCKTRG from the coding sequence ATGTACAGAAAAAAGGCCTATGGCAAAGACTGGGGTTTGCAGATGGCAATTAATATCCTGTTGATTGATGATGAGGCTGATTATTCTGAGATGATGGGGTTCTGGCTTATGGCACATGGTTATTCCGTCAGAATCGCCGGGTCAGGTGAGGAAGGTTTAAATGCTATGGGAGAAAATTTGCCGGATGTTGTGTTTCTTGATATGCAGATGCCGGAAATGGATGGTGTGACAACCCTGCGGAAGATTCGAATGGAATTTCAGGATATTCCTGTAATTATGATTACAGCATACTCAACAGAAGAAAAGAAAAAAGAGGCTGAACAGATTGGAGTAAATGGATTTTTCTCAAAGGGGGATGATTTTATTAATGCAGCAAAGATGATGTCTGATATTTTATGCAAGACAAGGGGATAA
- a CDS encoding PAS domain S-box protein: MTEPAILTRSIGKLIGLMNLYSNNHPAVGQALSSTINNINEYLSANPELTIGVAEHRLIVGDYSVEDPGLKEHEFIELLEKAGIAGITIETGVSVDELRLMCTSLTTRQPDTVRFLSDNGVIHIKVNNVYYAKVKEGEVISSNSGNSGESGIEDCTWVDGLNKGSLESSIMKIISKVVKSPEDRKKIFSIILKQLEYEIEEKVKAATMTLEAEKRQITYDKERTEMVLSHVADGMIMVDDSGRILMMNETAEAIFGKTLKDKAGKHITEGIGEGHLLALSKDLSSAMKEGMEKEVELKAVDDTGHVLKSSTALVHNPAGKVVGMISVLTDITKQKELDRLKKDFVSHVTHELRTPLVAIKQALSLMVDKTSGAVNEQQEKMLHLMKRNIERLSKFINDLLDMDKIESGKLSVHQAAMDIRAVVNDVVQSLSPWASHQGIELTVVSPESLPSVYADSDRVVQILTNLVGNAVKFTGRGGRVSINVSNVKLKEEMNKFLKVSVIDNGRGIAIEDIDRIFEKFEQAGNKDSTDIKGSGLGLSIVKSLVEIHGGKIWVESQLGIGSKFTFSLPLYTEVEMRNLVAVYEEKPTHVQKKGLWQRLGFADGN, from the coding sequence ATGACTGAACCGGCAATCTTAACCAGGTCAATCGGCAAACTGATTGGGTTGATGAATCTCTATTCCAATAACCATCCGGCAGTCGGCCAGGCATTATCGTCTACAATCAATAACATCAATGAATATCTTTCAGCCAATCCTGAATTAACAATAGGTGTTGCTGAACACAGGCTTATTGTAGGGGATTATTCTGTTGAAGATCCCGGCCTGAAAGAACATGAGTTTATTGAATTATTGGAAAAGGCAGGCATTGCAGGCATTACAATAGAAACAGGTGTTTCTGTTGATGAGTTAAGGCTGATGTGCACTTCGCTTACAACAAGACAGCCTGATACAGTCAGGTTTCTTTCTGATAATGGGGTTATTCACATAAAGGTAAATAATGTTTATTACGCTAAGGTTAAGGAGGGGGAAGTCATATCATCTAACTCCGGCAACTCCGGTGAATCCGGGATTGAAGATTGCACATGGGTGGATGGCCTGAATAAAGGCAGTCTTGAATCGTCCATAATGAAGATTATCAGTAAGGTTGTGAAGTCCCCTGAAGACCGGAAAAAGATTTTTTCTATCATTTTGAAACAGCTTGAATATGAGATCGAAGAGAAGGTTAAAGCAGCAACAATGACGCTTGAGGCTGAAAAGAGACAGATAACTTATGACAAGGAACGTACGGAGATGGTTCTGTCCCATGTGGCTGACGGTATGATAATGGTTGATGACAGCGGCAGGATTCTTATGATGAATGAAACTGCTGAGGCAATTTTCGGGAAAACCCTTAAAGATAAAGCAGGAAAACATATTACAGAAGGGATCGGCGAAGGACATCTGCTGGCACTCTCAAAAGATTTATCATCTGCTATGAAGGAAGGTATGGAAAAGGAGGTGGAGTTAAAGGCAGTTGATGATACAGGGCATGTACTTAAATCAAGCACAGCCCTTGTCCATAATCCGGCCGGCAAGGTTGTGGGAATGATCTCGGTTCTTACTGATATAACCAAACAGAAGGAATTGGACAGACTAAAGAAGGATTTTGTATCCCATGTAACGCATGAATTAAGGACACCGCTTGTGGCAATTAAACAGGCGTTATCTCTTATGGTTGATAAAACCTCCGGTGCTGTAAATGAACAGCAGGAGAAGATGTTGCATCTTATGAAGCGTAATATAGAGAGGCTCTCTAAGTTTATCAATGACCTGCTTGATATGGATAAGATTGAGTCAGGAAAGCTATCAGTTCATCAGGCTGCTATGGATATCCGTGCAGTAGTTAATGATGTAGTCCAGAGTTTATCACCGTGGGCATCTCATCAGGGGATAGAGCTTACTGTTGTTTCACCTGAATCCTTACCCTCTGTTTATGCTGATTCAGACAGGGTTGTACAGATACTCACTAATCTTGTCGGCAATGCAGTCAAGTTTACAGGCAGGGGGGGAAGGGTAAGTATTAATGTCAGCAATGTAAAGCTAAAAGAAGAAATGAATAAATTTCTGAAGGTTTCTGTCATAGATAACGGACGAGGTATAGCAATAGAGGATATTGACAGAATTTTTGAGAAATTTGAGCAGGCAGGGAATAAAGATTCTACGGATATTAAGGGGAGCGGTTTAGGTCTTTCTATTGTTAAATCACTTGTAGAGATTCATGGAGGAAAGATTTGGGTAGAGAGTCAATTGGGGATTGGGAGTAAATTTACTTTTTCGCTCCCTCTGTATACAGAAGTTGAGATGAGAAATCTTGTTGCAGTGTATGAAGAGAAACCAACGCATGTACAGAAAAAAGGCCTATGGCAAAGACTGGGGTTTGCAGATGGCAATTAA
- a CDS encoding FliA/WhiG family RNA polymerase sigma factor, with translation MEKTLNKIEQYKKKAGKIKKGIIDPATRDKLIQEYGPKIKYMAYRLSYRLQPDIDIDDLMSAGIIGLMDAMDKYDPGKETLFKTYAEFRIRGAMLDEIRAMDWVPRSVKEKSGLLYKTILELEKRLGRPPSEEEISSQLNMSIAEYQDFLTQAHASSMISIEDLGVNLDNDRDVFEYIGAAEGRDPLSLLLKKDTKKSLVIAIEKLPEKERKVISMYYYNELTMKEIGAALEVTESRVSQLHTQAMLRLKGKLQETNG, from the coding sequence ATGGAAAAGACACTGAATAAGATAGAGCAGTACAAGAAGAAGGCTGGAAAGATTAAGAAAGGGATTATTGATCCGGCGACCAGGGATAAGCTGATTCAGGAATACGGGCCAAAGATAAAATATATGGCCTACAGGCTCTCATACAGGCTACAACCTGATATTGACATAGATGACCTTATGAGTGCGGGCATTATTGGTCTCATGGATGCTATGGATAAATACGACCCCGGGAAAGAGACACTGTTTAAGACTTATGCAGAATTCAGGATTAGGGGAGCGATGCTGGATGAGATACGTGCAATGGACTGGGTACCGAGGTCAGTTAAAGAGAAATCAGGATTACTGTACAAGACTATTCTTGAATTGGAAAAGAGGCTCGGCAGGCCGCCATCTGAAGAAGAGATATCATCTCAGTTAAATATGTCAATTGCTGAATATCAGGACTTTCTTACACAGGCACATGCATCTTCGATGATCAGCATAGAGGATTTAGGGGTTAATCTTGATAATGACAGGGACGTGTTTGAATATATAGGAGCTGCAGAAGGCCGTGACCCATTATCGCTTCTCCTCAAAAAGGATACAAAGAAATCGCTTGTCATCGCTATAGAAAAACTTCCTGAAAAAGAGCGAAAGGTAATCTCCATGTACTATTATAATGAACTTACTATGAAAGAGATTGGCGCTGCCCTTGAGGTAACTGAGTCGCGCGTCTCCCAGCTCCATACGCAGGCCATGCTCAGGCTCAAGGGGAAATTACAGGAAACAAACGGATGA